The following are encoded in a window of Microcaecilia unicolor chromosome 14, aMicUni1.1, whole genome shotgun sequence genomic DNA:
- the LOC115457480 gene encoding protein ANTAGONIST OF LIKE HETEROCHROMATIN PROTEIN 1-like, which translates to MPGQEEEEDDAVVALSKGAVATCLLYYVRLQRERRRRERDRRQRVQLYCRLKAKQRRQFAALWNSKALSMSDIGAGSCRLWSKARCSSSWDTVTGRAFSNLDWMENFRMGKATFYYLCSRLRLPDQRQGTIMRRAIAVEVRLAMTFWRLGSCCEYRTIERLFGVSRSTICKVIREVCEAVVSILTPTYVRAPDGPALQDALSQFEERYGLPQVAGVVSALHVPIRAPNETTNSYFNAKGWYSVILQAVVDHQFCFWDLNVGCPGKISHARVLANSELYDRASRGVLFPAASKNIAGVDVPIYLLGDSAYPLLPWLMTPFLGVPGVLTSEQHSFNERLATARLLAEVAFTRLKGRWRCLMKHNDMDVAFLPTLIAACCTLHNICELHGDQFNPEWAQRGGSSPEEEDFDQPISEAEEGHPVDSEDKVAAMEIRNVISLTLQN; encoded by the coding sequence ATGCCAGgccaggaggaggaagaagatgaTGCAGTGGTGGCCCTATCAAAAGGGGCGGTGGCCACATGTCTGCTTTACTATGTGCGCCTTCAGAGGGAGAGGCGAAGAAGGGAGCGGGACCGTCGGCAGCGGGTACAGCTGTACTGTCGGCTGAAGGCCAAGCAGAGGCGACAGTTTGCTGCACTCTGGAACAGTAAAGCGCTGAGCATGAGTGACATTGGTGCTGGCAGTTGTCGTCTCTGGAGCAAAGCacgctgctcctcctcctgggaCACAGTGACAGGGAGGGCCTTCAGCAACTTAGATTGGATGGAGAACTTTCGTATGGGAAAGGCAACTTTTTATTATCTCTGCAGCCGGCTGCGGCTGCCCGACCAACGGCAGGGCACTATCATGAGGCGGGCCATTGCCGTGGAGGTGCGCCTGGCCATGACGTTTTGGCGGCTGGGGTCCTGCTGTGAGTACCGCACCATTGAGCGGCTCTTTGGGGTGTCCCGCTCTACGATATGCAAAGTCATTCGAGAGGTTTGTGAAGCTGTGGTGAGCATCCTGACACCCACGTATGTTCGAGCACCTGATGGGCCGGCCCTTCAGGATGCACTGAGTCAGTTTGAGGAACGTTATGGGCTCCCTCAGGTGGCGGGTGTGGTCAGTGCTCTTCATGTCCCTATCCGAGCGCCTAATGAGACTACAAACAGCTATTTCAATGCAAAAGGTTGGTACTCTGTCATCCTGCAGGCTGTGGTGGACCACCAGTTTTGTTTCTGGGACCTTAATGTTGGCTGCCCTGGCAAAATCTCCCATGCCCGAGTGCTTGCCAATTCCGAACTCTACGACCGAGCTAGCAGGGGTGTTCTCTTTCCTGCTGCCTCCAAGAACATCGCTGGAGTGGATGTGCCCATCTACCTCTTAGGTGACTCAGCTTACCCACTCCTTCCGTGGTTGATGACCCCATTCCTTGGTGTGCCCGGGGTCCTGACGTCAGAGCAGCACAGCTTCAATGAGCGATTGGCCACTGCGAGGCTCCTGGCAGAGGTTGCCTTCACTAGGCTGAAAGGCCGCTGGCGCTGCCTTATGAAACATAATGACATGGATGTGGCCTTCCTGCCCACTCTGATTGCTGCTTGCTGCACCCTGCACAACATATGTGAACTTCATGGTGACCAGTTCAACCCAGAATGGGCCCAGAGAGGTGGGAGCTCACCAGAGGAGGAAGACTTTGACCAGCCCATCTCTGAAGCTGAAGAAGGCCACCCTGTGGACAGCGAGGATAAAGTAGCTGCCATGGAGATCCGGAATGTGATTTCATTAACTTTGCAAAATTGA